The following are encoded in a window of Bradyrhizobium sp. WBOS07 genomic DNA:
- a CDS encoding UDP-glucose/GDP-mannose dehydrogenase family protein, giving the protein MRIAMIGTGYVGLVSGACFADFGHDVTCVDRDEKKIAALHRGEIPIYEPGLDELVATNVKAKRLDFTTDLKQPVADADAVFIAVGTPSRRGDGHADLSYVYAAAKEIAQSLSGFTVVVTKSTVPVGTGDEVERIIRETNPNADVVVASNPEFLREGAAIRDFKFPDRIVVGTSDERGRKVMGDIYRPLSLNQAPLMFTARRTAEMIKYAANAFLATKITFINEIADLSEKAGANVQEVARGIGLDNRIGTKFLHAGPGFGGSCFPKDTKALIKIAQDYDVSLRIVESVLAVNENRKRAMARKVSQALGGNLRGKTVAVLGLTFKPDTDDMRDAPSIPLVTGLIDMGAKVKAFDPVGMEQAKGELPDITYCEDAYSCAQGADALVIVTEWVQFRALDLDRLKSVMAQPVVVDLRNIYRPEDMEAAGFVYESVGRPPVQG; this is encoded by the coding sequence ATGCGTATCGCGATGATCGGCACGGGCTATGTGGGACTGGTGTCCGGCGCCTGCTTTGCCGATTTCGGTCACGACGTCACCTGCGTCGACAGGGACGAGAAGAAGATCGCGGCGCTCCACCGCGGCGAGATCCCGATCTACGAGCCCGGCCTCGACGAGCTGGTTGCGACCAACGTCAAGGCCAAGCGGCTCGACTTCACCACCGACCTGAAGCAGCCGGTCGCAGACGCCGATGCCGTGTTCATCGCGGTCGGCACGCCCTCGCGCCGTGGCGATGGCCACGCCGATCTGTCCTACGTCTACGCCGCCGCGAAAGAGATCGCGCAGTCGCTTTCCGGCTTCACCGTCGTGGTGACGAAGTCGACCGTTCCGGTCGGCACCGGCGACGAGGTCGAGCGCATCATTCGCGAGACCAATCCGAACGCCGACGTCGTGGTCGCCTCCAACCCCGAGTTCCTGCGCGAGGGCGCCGCGATCCGCGACTTCAAGTTTCCTGACCGTATCGTGGTCGGCACCTCCGACGAGCGCGGCCGCAAGGTGATGGGCGATATCTATCGCCCGCTGTCGCTGAACCAGGCACCGCTGATGTTCACGGCGCGCCGCACCGCCGAGATGATCAAATACGCCGCCAACGCGTTCCTGGCGACCAAGATCACCTTCATCAACGAGATCGCCGATCTCTCCGAGAAGGCCGGCGCCAACGTGCAGGAGGTCGCGCGCGGCATCGGCCTCGACAACCGTATCGGCACCAAGTTCCTGCATGCCGGTCCCGGCTTCGGCGGTTCCTGCTTCCCCAAGGACACCAAGGCGCTGATCAAGATCGCGCAGGATTATGACGTGTCCTTGCGCATCGTCGAATCCGTGCTGGCGGTGAACGAAAACCGCAAGCGCGCGATGGCACGCAAGGTGAGCCAGGCGCTCGGCGGCAATCTGCGCGGCAAGACCGTCGCCGTGCTCGGCCTCACCTTCAAGCCCGACACCGACGACATGCGCGATGCGCCGTCGATCCCGCTGGTCACCGGCCTGATCGACATGGGCGCGAAGGTCAAGGCGTTCGATCCCGTCGGCATGGAGCAGGCCAAGGGCGAGCTGCCGGACATCACCTATTGCGAGGACGCCTATTCCTGCGCGCAAGGGGCCGATGCGCTCGTCATCGTCACCGAATGGGTCCAGTTCCGCGCGCTCGATCTCGACCGGCTGAAGAGCGTGATGGCGCAGCCCGTCGTCGTCGACCTCCGCAACATCTACCGGCCCGAGGACATGGAAGCCGCCGGCTTCGTCTATGAGAGCGTCGGCCGCCCGCCGGTGCAGGGCTGA
- the hrpB gene encoding ATP-dependent helicase HrpB, producing MPRSFDTPLPIDAVLDELSRTLEANNAAVLVAPPGAGKTTRVPLALLDAPWARGKKIIVLEPRRIAARASADRMAKSLGERAGETVGYRVRFGSKISRATRIEVVTEGIFTRQILDDPELSGVAAILFDEFHERSLDADMGLALARDAQTGLREDLRILVMSATLDGARVAKLLGDAPIVESEGRAFPVETRYLGRKADAPIERQMADAIASALRADSGSVLAFLPGAAEIRRTQNFLGERVQDASIEIVPLFGALDAAVQDRAIAPAPKGTRKVVLATSIAETSLTIEGVRIVVDSGLARVPRYEPDIGLTRLETVRASRAAVDQRRGRAGRTEPGVCYRLWDEPQTASLAPYTQPEILSADLSSLVLDLAQWGVSNPAALSFLDPPPGPAWKEAKSLLTELNALDDDGRITAEGKSLRALALPPRLARMIVDSHRAGEGEAAAEIAAIITERGLGGDSVDLEHRRDQFRRDRSPRASSARDLARRWASQVAASEKAGPPEELSTGLMLAYAFPDRVARNRGNGSFVLANGRGASVEQTSSLARAPYIAIGEMTGTAASGRILLAAQITEGEIERHFAEHIETADEISFDRGAMALRARRKRVLHAITLSEATLAVSPSEDTARILADGLIAAGLDRLPWSKAAKQWRDRVMFLRKAEGDSWPDLSDAGLIARRDDWLVPALYDKIALKDISPGDLSDALMALLPWEMRARLDREAPTHFEAPTGSVLAIDYEAEQGPTIAVRLQELFGLNTHPSIAAGKVPLVLELLSPAQRPVQVTRDLPGFWRGSYSAVRSDLRGRYPRHPWPDDPANALPTRRAKPRGT from the coding sequence TTGCCCCGCAGTTTTGACACGCCCCTGCCGATCGATGCCGTGCTCGACGAGCTCTCCCGCACGCTGGAGGCTAACAATGCCGCCGTGCTGGTGGCGCCGCCCGGGGCCGGCAAGACCACGCGCGTGCCGCTGGCCTTGCTCGATGCGCCCTGGGCCAGGGGCAAGAAGATCATCGTGCTGGAGCCGCGCCGTATCGCGGCGCGCGCCAGCGCCGACCGCATGGCCAAGTCGCTGGGCGAGCGCGCCGGGGAGACGGTTGGCTACCGCGTCCGCTTCGGCTCGAAGATCTCGCGCGCCACGCGCATCGAGGTGGTGACCGAAGGCATCTTCACCCGCCAGATCCTCGACGACCCTGAATTGTCCGGCGTCGCCGCCATCCTGTTCGACGAATTCCATGAGCGTTCGCTCGACGCCGACATGGGCCTCGCGCTGGCGCGCGATGCGCAAACCGGTCTGCGCGAAGACTTGCGCATCCTCGTGATGTCGGCAACGCTCGACGGTGCGCGCGTGGCCAAGCTTCTGGGCGATGCGCCCATCGTCGAGAGCGAGGGCCGCGCCTTTCCGGTCGAGACGCGCTATCTCGGCCGCAAGGCGGATGCGCCGATCGAGCGGCAAATGGCGGACGCGATCGCATCCGCGCTGCGCGCCGACAGCGGCTCGGTGCTGGCTTTCCTGCCGGGCGCCGCCGAAATCCGCCGCACCCAGAATTTCCTCGGCGAGCGCGTGCAGGACGCCTCGATCGAGATCGTGCCGCTGTTCGGCGCGCTCGACGCCGCCGTGCAGGATCGTGCCATCGCGCCGGCGCCCAAGGGCACGCGCAAGGTGGTGCTGGCGACCTCGATCGCGGAGACCTCGCTGACGATCGAGGGCGTGCGCATCGTGGTCGATTCCGGGCTCGCCCGCGTGCCGCGCTACGAGCCTGACATCGGCCTGACGCGGCTCGAGACCGTGCGCGCCTCGCGCGCGGCGGTGGACCAGCGCCGCGGTCGCGCCGGCCGTACCGAGCCCGGTGTCTGCTACCGGCTCTGGGACGAGCCGCAGACGGCTTCGCTTGCGCCCTACACCCAGCCGGAAATCCTCAGCGCGGATCTGTCCTCGCTGGTGCTCGATCTCGCGCAATGGGGCGTCAGCAACCCTGCCGCGCTGTCGTTTCTCGATCCGCCGCCGGGGCCGGCGTGGAAAGAAGCGAAGAGCCTGCTAACCGAGCTCAACGCGCTCGATGACGATGGCCGCATCACCGCGGAGGGAAAAAGCCTGCGCGCGCTGGCGCTGCCGCCGCGGCTGGCGCGGATGATCGTGGATTCGCACCGTGCGGGCGAAGGCGAGGCCGCCGCCGAGATCGCGGCCATCATCACCGAGCGCGGCCTTGGCGGCGACAGCGTCGATCTCGAGCATCGCCGCGACCAGTTCCGCCGCGATCGCTCGCCGCGCGCGTCAAGCGCGCGCGACCTCGCGCGGCGCTGGGCCTCGCAGGTGGCGGCTTCCGAGAAGGCCGGGCCGCCGGAGGAGCTCTCGACCGGTTTGATGCTGGCCTATGCCTTCCCGGACCGCGTTGCGCGCAACCGGGGCAATGGCAGCTTCGTGCTGGCGAACGGCCGCGGCGCGTCCGTCGAGCAGACCTCCTCGCTCGCGCGCGCGCCCTATATCGCGATCGGCGAGATGACGGGCACGGCGGCGAGCGGGCGGATCCTGCTGGCCGCGCAGATCACCGAGGGCGAGATCGAGCGGCATTTTGCCGAGCACATCGAGACCGCCGACGAGATCTCGTTCGACCGCGGCGCGATGGCGCTGCGGGCGCGGCGCAAGCGCGTGCTGCACGCGATCACGCTGTCGGAAGCGACCCTTGCCGTATCACCATCCGAGGACACCGCCCGCATTCTTGCCGATGGGTTGATCGCCGCGGGGCTCGACCGGCTGCCGTGGTCGAAAGCCGCCAAGCAGTGGCGCGACCGTGTCATGTTCCTGCGCAAGGCCGAGGGCGACAGTTGGCCGGATCTGTCCGACGCCGGGCTGATCGCCCGGCGCGACGACTGGCTGGTGCCGGCGCTCTACGACAAGATCGCGCTCAAGGACATTTCGCCGGGCGACCTCTCGGACGCGCTGATGGCGCTGCTGCCCTGGGAGATGCGGGCGCGGCTCGACCGCGAGGCGCCGACGCATTTCGAGGCGCCTACCGGGAGCGTGCTCGCGATCGACTACGAAGCCGAGCAGGGGCCGACCATCGCGGTGCGGCTGCAGGAATTGTTCGGCCTCAACACCCATCCCTCGATCGCGGCCGGCAAGGTGCCGCTGGTGCTGGAGCTGCTGTCGCCGGCACAGCGCCCGGTGCAGGTGACGCGTGATCTCCCAGGCTTCTGGCGCGGCAGCTACAGCGCGGTGCGCTCCGACCTGCGCGGCCGCTACCCGCGCCACCCCTGGCCCGACGACCCGGCCAATGCACTGCCGACCCGGCGGGCGAAGCCGCGCGGGACGTGA
- a CDS encoding TIGR02281 family clan AA aspartic protease — MRNIMIIAAVMIGLGTFMAQMADKMSSASATSAPRTTVAVASTAPTGGRSLAISRDGRGHFQTEGRIDGQRIGFMIDTGASVVALNETSAARFGLRPSRSEYNATVSTANGTIKAARARIAMLDVGGLIVRDVDAMVLPDAALSENLLGLSFLSRLKRFEYANGQMVLEQ, encoded by the coding sequence ATGCGTAACATTATGATCATCGCGGCCGTCATGATCGGCCTCGGCACCTTCATGGCGCAGATGGCGGACAAGATGAGCTCGGCTTCCGCCACCTCAGCGCCGCGCACGACGGTCGCGGTTGCGTCGACCGCGCCGACCGGCGGCCGCAGCCTCGCCATTTCCCGCGACGGCCGCGGTCATTTCCAGACCGAGGGCCGGATCGACGGCCAGCGCATCGGCTTCATGATCGATACCGGCGCATCCGTGGTCGCGCTCAATGAGACCTCGGCGGCACGCTTTGGCCTGCGTCCCTCGCGCAGCGAGTACAACGCCACCGTCTCTACCGCCAACGGCACCATCAAGGCCGCCCGCGCCCGCATCGCCATGCTCGACGTCGGCGGTCTCATCGTGCGCGACGTCGACGCCATGGTGCTGCCCGACGCGGCGCTGTCGGAGAACCTGCTCGGCCTCTCCTTCCTGTCCCGCCTGAAGCGGTTCGAATATGCCAACGGCCAGATGGTGCTGGAGCAATAG